One window from the genome of Chaetodon trifascialis isolate fChaTrf1 chromosome 20, fChaTrf1.hap1, whole genome shotgun sequence encodes:
- the nars1 gene encoding asparagine--tRNA ligase, cytoplasmic isoform X1, producing the protein MATEIITGVDQISVGEVYVSDKCGSDQDGDGTEQKPFKTPLKALLFAGKEPFPTIYVDSQKEEERWAVISKTQMKNAKKAFNREQMKCDAKDKKEAEDFERREKNLEEAKKIVIEKDSSLPEPETVKIHLLEAKRDQRVKVFGWVHRLRRQGKNLMFIVLRDGTGFLQCVLTDKLCQCYNGVLLSTESTVALYGTVTAVPEGKQAPGGHELHCDFWELVGLAPAGGADNLLNEESDVDVQLNNRHMLIRGENVSKILRVRSTVTQCFRDHFFSRGYYEITPPTFVQTQVEGGSTLFNLNYFGEQAYLTQSSQLYLETCIPALGDTFCIAQSFRAEQSRTRRHLSEYTHIEAECPFISFEDLLNRLEDLVCDVVDRVLKSPAAELLYDINPNFKPPKRPFKRMNYSEAIEWLREHDIKKDDGSYYEFGEDIPEAPERLMTDSINETILLCRFPAEIKSFYMQRCAEDRRLTESVDVLMPNVGEIVGGSMRIWDAEELLEGYQREGIDPTPYYWYTDQRKYGTCPHGGYGLGLERFLTWLLNRHHIRDVCLYPRFIQRCRP; encoded by the exons ATGGCGACGGAGATAATTACAGGTGTGGATCAAATCTCAGTTG GTGAGGTGTATGTGTCGGACAAATGTGGCAGCGACCAGGATGGAGATGGCACAGAGCAAAAACCCTTCAAAACTCCTCTCAAG gctctgctgtttgctgggaAGGAGCCGTTCCCGACCATCTACGTAGACTCgcaaaaggaggaagag CGTTGGGCAGTGATCTCTAAGACACAGATGAAGAATGCAAAGAAGGCCTTTAACCGTGAGCAGATGAAGTGTGATGCCAAAGACAAGAAGGAG GCAGAGGACTtcgagaggagagagaagaaccTGGAAGAAGCCAAGAAGATCGTCATTGAGAAGGACTCGAGTCTGCCTGAGCCTGAAACC GTCAAGATCCATCTACTGGAGGCCAAGAGAGACCAGAGAGTCAAAGTGTTTGGATGGGTTCATCGCCTCAGGAGACAGG GCAAGAACCTGATGTTCATTGTGCTGAGAGATGGAACCGGTTTCCTCCAGTGTGTCCTGACTGATAAACTG TGCCAGTGCTATAATGGCGTGCTGTTGTCTACAGAGAGTACTGTAGCTCTGTACGGGACCGTCACTGCAGTTCCTGAGGGGAAACAG GCGCCTGGAGGCCATGAGCTGCACTGTGACTTCTGGGAGCTGGTTGGCCTAGCTCCGGCAGGCGGGGCCGACAACCTGCTGAACGAAGAGTCTGACGTGGACGTCCAGCTGAACAACCGGCACATGCTGATCAGAGGGGAGAACGTCTCCAAGATCCTGAGGGTCCGATCCACCGTCACACAGTGCTTCAGGGACCACTTCTTCAGCCGTGGTTACTACGAG ATCACTCCTCCGACCTTTGTGCAGACTCAGGTGGAGGGCGGCTCCACACTGTTCAACCTCAACTACTTTGGTGAGCAGGCATACCTGACACAGTCCTCCCAGCTCTACCTGGAGACCTGCATACCCGCCCTGGGCGACACCTTCTGTATCGCCCAGTCGTTCCGGGCCGAGCAGTCCCGCACCCGCAGACACCTGTCTGA GTACACTCACATCGAGGCCGAGTGTCCCTTCATCTCATTTGAGGATCTGCTGAACAGACTGGAGGATCTGGTGTGTGATGTGGTGGACCGAGTGCTCAAATcccctgctgcagagctgctctatGACATCAACCCC aACTTCAAACCCCCCAAGAGGCCGTTCAAGAGGATGAACTACTCTGAAGCCATCGAGTGGCTCAGAGAACACGACATCAAGAAGGATGACGGCTCCTACTACGAGTTTGGAGAG GACATCCCTGAGGCTCCAGAGAGGCtgatgacagacagcatcaACGAGACCATCCTGCTCTGTCGTTTCCCTGCTGAGATCAAATCCTTCTACATGCAGCGCTGTGCTGAAGACAGGCGCCTCACTGAGTCG gtcgATGTGTTGATGCCAAACGTTGGCGAGATTGTCGGAGGCTCGATGCGTATCTGGGAtgctgaggagctgctggagggatACCAGAGGGAGGGAATCGACCCGACCCCCTACTACTGGTACACTGACCAG aggaagTACGGCACATGTCCACACGGGGGTTACGGTCTGGGTCTGGAGCGTTTCCTCACCTGGCTGCTGAACAGACACCATATCCGAGACGTCTGCCTGTACCCACGATTCATCCAGCGCTGCCGCCCCTGA
- the nars1 gene encoding asparagine--tRNA ligase, cytoplasmic isoform X2, which produces MATEIITGEVYVSDKCGSDQDGDGTEQKPFKTPLKALLFAGKEPFPTIYVDSQKEEERWAVISKTQMKNAKKAFNREQMKCDAKDKKEAEDFERREKNLEEAKKIVIEKDSSLPEPETVKIHLLEAKRDQRVKVFGWVHRLRRQGKNLMFIVLRDGTGFLQCVLTDKLCQCYNGVLLSTESTVALYGTVTAVPEGKQAPGGHELHCDFWELVGLAPAGGADNLLNEESDVDVQLNNRHMLIRGENVSKILRVRSTVTQCFRDHFFSRGYYEITPPTFVQTQVEGGSTLFNLNYFGEQAYLTQSSQLYLETCIPALGDTFCIAQSFRAEQSRTRRHLSEYTHIEAECPFISFEDLLNRLEDLVCDVVDRVLKSPAAELLYDINPNFKPPKRPFKRMNYSEAIEWLREHDIKKDDGSYYEFGEDIPEAPERLMTDSINETILLCRFPAEIKSFYMQRCAEDRRLTESVDVLMPNVGEIVGGSMRIWDAEELLEGYQREGIDPTPYYWYTDQRKYGTCPHGGYGLGLERFLTWLLNRHHIRDVCLYPRFIQRCRP; this is translated from the exons ATGGCGACGGAGATAATTACAG GTGAGGTGTATGTGTCGGACAAATGTGGCAGCGACCAGGATGGAGATGGCACAGAGCAAAAACCCTTCAAAACTCCTCTCAAG gctctgctgtttgctgggaAGGAGCCGTTCCCGACCATCTACGTAGACTCgcaaaaggaggaagag CGTTGGGCAGTGATCTCTAAGACACAGATGAAGAATGCAAAGAAGGCCTTTAACCGTGAGCAGATGAAGTGTGATGCCAAAGACAAGAAGGAG GCAGAGGACTtcgagaggagagagaagaaccTGGAAGAAGCCAAGAAGATCGTCATTGAGAAGGACTCGAGTCTGCCTGAGCCTGAAACC GTCAAGATCCATCTACTGGAGGCCAAGAGAGACCAGAGAGTCAAAGTGTTTGGATGGGTTCATCGCCTCAGGAGACAGG GCAAGAACCTGATGTTCATTGTGCTGAGAGATGGAACCGGTTTCCTCCAGTGTGTCCTGACTGATAAACTG TGCCAGTGCTATAATGGCGTGCTGTTGTCTACAGAGAGTACTGTAGCTCTGTACGGGACCGTCACTGCAGTTCCTGAGGGGAAACAG GCGCCTGGAGGCCATGAGCTGCACTGTGACTTCTGGGAGCTGGTTGGCCTAGCTCCGGCAGGCGGGGCCGACAACCTGCTGAACGAAGAGTCTGACGTGGACGTCCAGCTGAACAACCGGCACATGCTGATCAGAGGGGAGAACGTCTCCAAGATCCTGAGGGTCCGATCCACCGTCACACAGTGCTTCAGGGACCACTTCTTCAGCCGTGGTTACTACGAG ATCACTCCTCCGACCTTTGTGCAGACTCAGGTGGAGGGCGGCTCCACACTGTTCAACCTCAACTACTTTGGTGAGCAGGCATACCTGACACAGTCCTCCCAGCTCTACCTGGAGACCTGCATACCCGCCCTGGGCGACACCTTCTGTATCGCCCAGTCGTTCCGGGCCGAGCAGTCCCGCACCCGCAGACACCTGTCTGA GTACACTCACATCGAGGCCGAGTGTCCCTTCATCTCATTTGAGGATCTGCTGAACAGACTGGAGGATCTGGTGTGTGATGTGGTGGACCGAGTGCTCAAATcccctgctgcagagctgctctatGACATCAACCCC aACTTCAAACCCCCCAAGAGGCCGTTCAAGAGGATGAACTACTCTGAAGCCATCGAGTGGCTCAGAGAACACGACATCAAGAAGGATGACGGCTCCTACTACGAGTTTGGAGAG GACATCCCTGAGGCTCCAGAGAGGCtgatgacagacagcatcaACGAGACCATCCTGCTCTGTCGTTTCCCTGCTGAGATCAAATCCTTCTACATGCAGCGCTGTGCTGAAGACAGGCGCCTCACTGAGTCG gtcgATGTGTTGATGCCAAACGTTGGCGAGATTGTCGGAGGCTCGATGCGTATCTGGGAtgctgaggagctgctggagggatACCAGAGGGAGGGAATCGACCCGACCCCCTACTACTGGTACACTGACCAG aggaagTACGGCACATGTCCACACGGGGGTTACGGTCTGGGTCTGGAGCGTTTCCTCACCTGGCTGCTGAACAGACACCATATCCGAGACGTCTGCCTGTACCCACGATTCATCCAGCGCTGCCGCCCCTGA
- the fech gene encoding ferrochelatase, mitochondrial: protein MMAVLGSAGRLIQFARSSVSLNVRRRSTAAALAQTASLETQENRKPKTGILMMNMGGPEKLEDVHGFLLRLFMDTDLMKLPVQNKLGPFIAKRRTPKIQEQYSKIGGGSPIKHWTSMQGEGMVKLLDEMSPETAPHKFYIGFRYVHPLTENAIEEMEKDGVERAVAFTQYPQYSCSTTGSSLNAIYRYYRNRGERPKMSWSVIDRWPTHPLLVECFAEHVNNELQKFPEEKRDDVVILFSAHSLPMAVVNRGDPYPQEVGATVQRVMERLGHCNPYRLVWQSKVGPMPWLGPQTDEVIKGLCERGKKNILLVPIAFTSDHIETLHELDIEYGQVLGEECGVENIRRAESLNGNPLFIKALADLVQSHLKSNRPCSRQLTLRCPLCTNPTCGEAKAFFASQTL, encoded by the exons ATGATGGCAGTGCTGGGCAGCGCCGGTCGCTTGATCCAAT TTGCCAGGAGCAGCGTCAGTTTGAATGTAAGGAGAcgctccactgctgctgctttagcCCAGACCGCAAGTCTAGAAACACAGGagaacag GAAGCCGAAGACAGGCATCCTGATGATGAACATGGGAGGACCCGAGAAATTAGAAGATGTTCACGGCTTCCTGCTGCGGCTCTTCATGGACACAGACCTGATGAAATTGCCTGTGCAgaa TAAGCTCGGCCCGTTCATCGCTAAGCGTCGCACGCCAAAGATCCAGGAGCAGTACAGTAAGATCGGAGGGGGCTCGCCCATCAAACACTGGACGTCCATGCAGGGGGAGGGCATGGTGAAGCTGCTGGACGAGATGAGTCCTGAGACGG cCCCTCACAAGTTCTACATCGGCTTCCGGTACGTTCATCCGCTGACGGAGAACGCCATcgaggagatggagaaagatgGAGTGGAGCGAGCTGTGGCCTTCACACAGTATCCTCAGTACAGCTGCTCCACCACAG GCAGCAGTCTGAACGCCATCTACCGTTACTACAGAAACAGAGGCGAAAGGCCAAAAATGAGTTGGAGTGTCATCGACCGCTGGCCCACACACCCTCTGCTGGTGGAG TGTTTTGCAGAACACGTCAATAACGAGCTGCAGAAGTTTCCAGAAGAGAAGCGAGACGACGTGGTCATCCTGTTCTCAGCACACTCGCTCCCTATGGCT GTTGTAAACCGAGGCGACCCATATCCTCAGGAAGTTGGAGCCACAGTTCAGAGAGTCATGGAGAGACTGGGACACTGTAACCCTTACAGACTGGTGTGGCAGTCCAAG GTGGGGCCCATGCCGTGGCTCGGCCCCCAGACGGATGAGGTGATAAAAGGTCTGTGTGAACGAGGGAAGAAGAACATCCTGCTGGTGCCCATCGCCTTCACCTCCGACCACATAGAGACTTTACATGAGCTAGACATCGAGTATGGACAGGTGCTGGGGGAGGAG tgTGGCGTGGAAAACATCAGGAGAGCAGAGTCATTGAATGGGAACCCTCTCTTTATAAAG GCTCTGGCAGACCTGGTCCAGTCCCACCTGAAGTCCAACAGGCCCTGTTCCCGCCAGCTGACCCTCCGCTGCCCGCTGTGCACCAACCCCACCTGTGGAGAGGCCAAGGCCTTCTTCGCCAGCCAGACGCTCTGA